The Spirochaeta lutea DNA window CCGGGTAAACGTCGAGCCGGACCACGGGATAGTTAGTCTGGTAGGAACCGACCTTTGGAAAGAGGCCAGTTTTACCGCCAGGGTATTTGCCGCACTTCGGGACATTCCTGTACGAATGATCAGCCTCGGATCTTCGGATATTAATCTCTCGGTAGTGGTACCCCAGGAAAACCTTGAACAGGCCATAACCCTTCTGCACCAGGAGTTGTTTCCCCAGGGTGAAAAAGGATAGAATAAACCATGGACTTTTTTGAACGCTTGGGAGACACCATACGTGAACTCTTTGATGAGGATACCTCCTACCAGGATTCAGATTTCAGACATGCCTGGGATGAACTCAACGATTACCTAGATGAAAATACCGGTTCTCAAACCTCCCATGGATCAAACCAGTCATCCAAGCCTGGTCAGTTCAATCCCCGCCCGGTAGACGGGTTAGTAAAGGATTACAGAAACCTCGAATTGGCTCCCGGTGCCGATGCTGCTCAGGTTCGCCAGGCCTACCGGAAGTTGTTGGTAAAATATCACCCCGACCGCCATGCCGCTGATGCGGGCAAACAAAAGATTGCCACAGAGATTACAGCAAAACTCAACGAATCCTATAACCGGATCATGCAGCATCTGGGGGAGAAATAATCACACCCCTGGGTAGGCAGGCCTCAGGGTACCGCCCCGGACTTAGCGGACTCATCGGCCGTTCGGAGGTCACTCCAAACCGTACTCATGAATTTTTCGGTGCAGGGTTTTCCGCCCGATACCCAAGACCTCGGAGGCCTTGCTTTTATTGCCCTTCTCTGCAGCAAGAGTAGCCCGGATTAATTCCCGTTCGGCATCCGCCATGGACGCTCCAATGGACAGTTTAATATAATCCCCCTCATTATCCTGTCCAATGTGGGGGGGAAGGTCGTCAAGGGTGATGATATCCCCCTTGGCAAGCACTACTGCGCTCTCGATGGTGTTCCTCAGCTCCCTGATATTGCCGGGCCACTGATACCGATGGATAGCGGCCCTGGCTTTCTGGTCGATGCCATGGATGATCTTGCCGTTCTCCTCTGAAAATTCCTTCAAGAAGGATGATACCAACAGGGGAATATCATCCTTCCGTTCCCGGAGGGGTGGAATGTGAATATTGACCACATTCAATCGGTAGTATAAGTCTTCTCGAAAGGTTCCCTGCTCAATCTCAGCCTTCAGATCCCTGTTGGTAGCAGCAATAAGACGGACATCGACCTCCACGGTCTGTTCACCCCCTACCCGTTCAAAGCTCTTCTCCTGAAGAACCCGGAGAATCTTTATCTGAACTGATTGGTTGATCTCCCCAATCTCATCAAGAAATATAGAACCGAGATGGGCGAGTTCAAACCGTCCCCTCTTCCGGTTCACCGCACCGGTAAAAGCTCCCTTCTCATGACCGAACAATTCACTCTCTAGGAGACTTTCTGAAAGGGCGGCACAGTGTACCTTAATGAATGCCTTCTCCCTCCTGGGACTCAACCGGTGGATTGCATCGGCTACCAATTCTTTACCTACACCGCTCTCGCCGGTTATCAGAACCGATGCCTTCGTAGGGGCAACCTGGTTAATCATTTCAAAGACTTTCTGCATTGCCGGACTTTTTCCGATGATGTGGTTTGAGAGGCGACGTCCCTCCAGCTCAGCCTGAAGCTGGCGGTGCTGCAACACAAGTTCACGGGTTGAAAGGGCACGGCGCACCAGCAGACTAAGTCTTTCAAGATCCAGGGGTTTGGTCAGAAAATCGAAGGCTCCGTCTCGCATCGCCTGCACCGCTGTCTCAATGGTGCCATGGCCGGTTAAAACGATGACGGCTACCGAAGGCCAATGCTGTACCACCTCATTGAGGAGCTGTTCCCCGGAAAGACGGGGCATCCGCAGATCGGTAACCACCAGATCAATCTCCTCTTGCCTCATGATTTCAAGGGCCTGTTGCCCGTCCACCGCCTGATATACCTGATAGCCGTCTAGTTCCAGGTTCTTCGCAAGCCCCTCGCGGATATTTTTCTCGTCCTCAGCGAGCAAGATATTAAACTTCATCAGCTACCTCCCACTCAGGCTCATCGGTCTCATTCCCCAGCAGATGGGGTTCTTTCTGGGGTACGGGAAAGCTGATGGTAAAGGTTGTGCCCCTACCTTCCTTACTCATCACCGTAATCTCCCCATGGTGTTCCTTTATTATCTTATAGACGAGGGTAAGACCGATACCCGAGCCGAAATCCTTGGTCGTAAAGTACGGCTCAAAGA harbors:
- a CDS encoding J domain-containing protein, translating into MDFFERLGDTIRELFDEDTSYQDSDFRHAWDELNDYLDENTGSQTSHGSNQSSKPGQFNPRPVDGLVKDYRNLELAPGADAAQVRQAYRKLLVKYHPDRHAADAGKQKIATEITAKLNESYNRIMQHLGEK
- a CDS encoding sigma-54-dependent transcriptional regulator, whose protein sequence is MKFNILLAEDEKNIREGLAKNLELDGYQVYQAVDGQQALEIMRQEEIDLVVTDLRMPRLSGEQLLNEVVQHWPSVAVIVLTGHGTIETAVQAMRDGAFDFLTKPLDLERLSLLVRRALSTRELVLQHRQLQAELEGRRLSNHIIGKSPAMQKVFEMINQVAPTKASVLITGESGVGKELVADAIHRLSPRREKAFIKVHCAALSESLLESELFGHEKGAFTGAVNRKRGRFELAHLGSIFLDEIGEINQSVQIKILRVLQEKSFERVGGEQTVEVDVRLIAATNRDLKAEIEQGTFREDLYYRLNVVNIHIPPLRERKDDIPLLVSSFLKEFSEENGKIIHGIDQKARAAIHRYQWPGNIRELRNTIESAVVLAKGDIITLDDLPPHIGQDNEGDYIKLSIGASMADAERELIRATLAAEKGNKSKASEVLGIGRKTLHRKIHEYGLE